A section of the Campylobacter porcelli genome encodes:
- the pglE gene encoding UDP-N-acetylbacillosamine transaminase, with protein MARVFLSAPYMGGNEQKYVNEAFKSNYIAPLGEFVDRFENSIKEYCKVSNALALNSATAGLHLALRTFGIKDGDIVLASTFTFAASVNPIMYERCQPLFIDSDESWNLSPRLLKEAIFKSDKKPKALILTHLYGQAAKIDEILEICKNESIKVIEDAAEALGGFYSDKALGTFGDAGVYSFNGNKIITTSGGGMLVSSDSDFIAKARYYSTQAREPLLHYEHLDYGYNYRLSNVLGAIGVGQMEVLQSRVERKRQIFKIYSNLLGDVAEFMPEIPNSKGNRWLTTLLFKEKNSHLKVIEALNKNDIESRPLWKPMHIQPVFKGAKCFIDGTSEEYFSRGICLPSGADMSDELVEKIASIVRSAL; from the coding sequence ATGGCTAGAGTCTTTTTAAGCGCACCTTATATGGGTGGTAATGAGCAGAAGTATGTCAATGAAGCATTTAAAAGTAATTATATAGCACCACTTGGAGAATTTGTAGATAGGTTTGAAAATAGCATTAAAGAGTATTGTAAGGTTTCAAATGCTCTAGCGTTAAATTCAGCCACAGCAGGACTTCATCTAGCACTTCGCACATTTGGGATTAAAGATGGCGATATAGTGCTAGCCTCTACCTTTACATTTGCAGCAAGCGTAAATCCTATAATGTATGAAAGATGCCAGCCACTCTTTATAGATAGCGATGAGAGCTGGAATTTAAGCCCAAGATTATTAAAAGAAGCGATTTTTAAAAGTGATAAAAAGCCAAAAGCCCTTATCTTAACCCATCTTTATGGACAGGCTGCTAAGATAGATGAAATTTTAGAAATTTGCAAAAATGAGAGTATAAAAGTTATAGAAGATGCGGCTGAAGCTCTTGGTGGATTTTATAGTGATAAGGCTCTTGGGACATTTGGCGATGCTGGAGTTTATAGCTTTAATGGTAATAAAATAATAACTACAAGTGGCGGGGGAATGCTAGTAAGTAGCGATTCTGATTTTATCGCAAAAGCAAGGTATTATAGCACTCAAGCAAGGGAGCCGCTACTTCATTATGAGCATTTAGATTATGGGTATAACTATAGATTAAGCAATGTCTTAGGTGCTATTGGTGTAGGGCAGATGGAGGTCTTACAAAGTAGAGTAGAGCGAAAAAGGCAGATATTTAAAATATACTCAAATTTACTTGGTGATGTGGCTGAATTTATGCCTGAAATTCCAAATTCAAAAGGAAATCGCTGGCTAACTACGCTTTTATTTAAAGAGAAAAATAGCCACTTGAAAGTTATAGAAGCCTTAAATAAAAATGATATAGAGAGCAGACCGCTATGGAAGCCTATGCATATTCAACCTGTGTTTAAAGGTGCTAAATGCTTTATTGATGGCACGAGTGAAGAGTATTTTTCAAGGGGAATTTGCCTTCCTAGTGGGG
- a CDS encoding restriction endonuclease subunit S: MAKSIEEKIEDHAKAELKKLNLKYYTKTEIINESIDEALNKAPSKKGGDGVNRPDIKLFIQTATLKNLPVMIEVKGTKGDLAKFDDEGNIANQNSKNEPNYSNISKYALNGAIHYADAVTFYSDFADCIAIGINGYENSGKITIEYAVYLVSNPKIYKKLGDFSDLSFLASSDLDDLIKNCELSQEEIEAKTAQIENEMEVRLKNLNETIHHTYGVAVQYRVEIVVGIIMANLGIANHISPLALNDLKGENTPNSNDGKIILNKISDYLEHKNLNSTKKDMILRELTKVFIDTNLWKSQNGQSRLKQIYKIVLENVMPYLKNNKYHLDFTGQLFNVLNRYVDIPDGEKNDVVLTPRYVTDLMAKLCEVNKDSFVWDYAMGSGGFLISSLKLMLADAKNSINSSSELEDKLFHIKSKQLLGVELRPDICLLAILNMILMGDGSANVINTDSLINYEGNYQDQSTPFPANVFLLNPPYSADGKGFNFVEKALSKMKSGKAAVLIQENAGSGNGLPYTKEILKHSTLKASIKMSDIFCGKAGVQTAIYLFEVGRPHNEKSIVKFIDFSNDGYSRQNRKKSGLNVNLKDADNAELRYAEIVDIVLDRKKSSDFYNEANGTLILDTISLNGKDWTFGQHKKIDTKPTLNDFKKCVSDYLAWEVAQILKKDSPSSVNSMLINKHNSIKWQEFEIKKLFESFNGNFDIKKEHINGLGEYVITAGLGENGILGKTDIKAKIFDENTITIDMFGNAFYRNFKYKMVTHARVFCLKPLFEITPKQGLFIANSFHFLKYKFGYENMCSWAKIKNEKILLPTKNGEIDFDFMENFIAELEAERVRELEAYLKATGLKDYELTQNEKDALAKFDEFSKWGGVEREFKIGDLFDKLSAKFLGKGDKFKAVSKIKTTEFFVPVVYCKFGDNGIMYWAKKDDFETYKNVISIVYNGVIATGKVYAQQHETGILAESYFIKFKNCEIDFKINLFFQCVLEKVLYPKYSRDFLATWNDKVENDVISLPITANGEIDFDFMENFIKAIQKLIIKDLVIWSQKKIEATKQVVGL, encoded by the coding sequence ATGGCAAAAAGCATAGAAGAAAAAATCGAAGACCACGCAAAAGCTGAGCTTAAAAAGCTAAATTTAAAATACTACACAAAAACTGAAATCATAAATGAAAGCATTGATGAAGCTTTAAATAAAGCCCCAAGCAAAAAAGGTGGCGATGGCGTAAATCGCCCAGATATTAAGCTTTTTATCCAGACAGCAACGCTCAAAAATCTACCTGTAATGATAGAAGTCAAAGGCACAAAAGGCGACCTTGCAAAATTTGACGATGAAGGAAATATCGCAAACCAAAACTCAAAAAACGAGCCAAATTACTCAAATATAAGCAAATACGCACTAAATGGCGCTATTCATTACGCAGATGCCGTAACTTTTTATAGCGATTTTGCAGATTGTATCGCTATTGGTATAAATGGCTATGAAAATTCAGGAAAAATCACCATAGAATACGCCGTTTATCTCGTCTCAAACCCAAAAATTTACAAAAAGCTTGGCGATTTTAGTGATTTAAGCTTTTTAGCAAGTAGCGATTTAGATGATCTTATTAAAAACTGCGAACTCTCACAAGAAGAGATCGAAGCCAAAACTGCCCAGATAGAAAACGAAATGGAAGTTCGCCTTAAAAATTTAAATGAGACCATACACCACACTTATGGCGTTGCTGTTCAATATAGAGTAGAAATAGTAGTCGGTATAATCATGGCAAATTTAGGCATTGCTAATCACATTTCACCACTTGCCTTAAATGACTTAAAAGGCGAAAATACCCCAAATTCAAACGATGGCAAAATTATTCTTAACAAAATTAGCGACTACCTAGAACACAAAAATCTAAACTCAACTAAAAAAGATATGATTTTACGCGAACTTACAAAAGTTTTTATAGATACAAATTTATGGAAAAGCCAAAACGGCCAAAGCAGATTAAAGCAAATTTATAAAATCGTGCTTGAAAATGTAATGCCATATCTTAAAAACAACAAATACCATTTGGATTTTACCGGTCAGCTTTTCAATGTCTTAAACCGCTATGTAGATATCCCAGATGGCGAGAAAAACGATGTTGTCCTAACTCCACGCTATGTAACCGATCTCATGGCAAAACTTTGTGAAGTAAATAAAGATAGCTTTGTTTGGGACTATGCGATGGGAAGTGGTGGATTTTTGATTTCGTCTTTGAAATTAATGTTAGCCGATGCGAAAAATAGCATAAATTCAAGCAGTGAGCTTGAGGATAAGCTTTTTCATATCAAGTCTAAACAGCTTTTAGGTGTTGAGCTTCGCCCTGATATTTGTCTTCTTGCTATTTTAAATATGATTTTAATGGGCGATGGCTCAGCAAATGTGATAAATACAGATAGTTTGATAAACTACGAAGGGAATTACCAAGACCAATCCACCCCATTCCCAGCAAATGTATTTTTGCTAAATCCGCCTTATTCAGCAGACGGAAAAGGCTTTAACTTTGTAGAAAAAGCCCTAAGCAAAATGAAAAGCGGAAAAGCAGCCGTCTTGATACAAGAAAACGCAGGAAGCGGAAACGGCTTGCCATATACAAAAGAAATTTTAAAACACTCAACACTAAAAGCAAGTATAAAAATGAGCGATATTTTCTGCGGAAAAGCTGGAGTTCAGACTGCTATTTATCTTTTTGAAGTAGGCAGACCACACAATGAAAAATCCATAGTAAAATTTATCGATTTTAGTAATGACGGCTACTCTCGCCAAAACCGCAAAAAAAGCGGTCTAAATGTAAATTTAAAAGACGCTGACAACGCTGAATTAAGATACGCCGAAATCGTAGATATAGTCTTAGACCGCAAAAAATCAAGCGATTTTTATAACGAAGCTAATGGCACTTTGATTTTAGATACGATTAGTTTAAATGGCAAGGATTGGACCTTTGGACAGCATAAAAAGATAGATACCAAGCCAACTTTAAACGACTTTAAAAAATGCGTGAGTGATTATCTAGCGTGGGAAGTAGCTCAAATTCTTAAAAAGGATAGTCCCAGTAGCGTAAATTCTATGCTTATTAATAAACATAATTCTATAAAATGGCAAGAATTTGAAATTAAAAAATTATTTGAAAGCTTTAATGGCAATTTTGATATTAAAAAAGAGCATATTAATGGACTTGGAGAATATGTTATAACAGCAGGACTTGGCGAAAATGGGATTTTGGGAAAAACCGATATAAAAGCTAAAATTTTTGATGAAAATACAATTACGATTGATATGTTTGGAAACGCTTTTTATCGCAATTTTAAATATAAAATGGTAACACACGCAAGAGTTTTTTGTTTAAAACCGCTATTTGAAATAACACCAAAACAAGGACTTTTTATAGCAAATTCATTTCACTTTTTAAAGTATAAATTTGGCTACGAAAATATGTGTTCTTGGGCTAAAATCAAAAACGAAAAAATCCTTTTACCAACCAAAAATGGCGAGATAGATTTTGATTTTATGGAGAATTTTATAGCGGAGCTAGAAGCGGAGCGTGTGCGTGAGCTAGAAGCCTATCTAAAAGCCACTGGCTTAAAAGATTATGAGCTAACCCAAAACGAAAAGGACGCCCTAGCTAAATTTGATGAATTTAGCAAATGGGGGGGGGTAGAGCGTGAATTTAAAATCGGCGATTTGTTTGATAAATTATCAGCAAAATTTTTAGGTAAAGGCGATAAATTCAAAGCAGTTTCAAAAATAAAAACAACTGAGTTTTTTGTGCCAGTAGTTTATTGTAAATTTGGAGATAATGGCATAATGTATTGGGCTAAAAAAGATGATTTTGAAACTTATAAAAATGTTATCTCAATAGTGTATAATGGTGTTATTGCTACTGGTAAGGTTTATGCTCAACAACACGAAACTGGGATATTGGCTGAAAGTTATTTTATAAAATTTAAAAATTGTGAAATAGATTTTAAGATCAATTTATTTTTTCAATGTGTTTTAGAAAAAGTTCTTTATCCTAAATATTCTAGGGATTTTTTGGCTACCTGGAACGACAAAGTAGAAAATGATGTTATTTCACTACCAATAACCGCTAACGGTGAAATAGATTTTGATTTTATGGAGAATTTTATTAAAGCCATTCAAAAGCTAATTATAAAAGATCTTGTGATATGGAGTCAAAAAAAGATAGAAGCCACAAAGCAAGTAGTAGGCTTATAA
- the pseH gene encoding UDP-4-amino-4,6-dideoxy-N-acetyl-beta-L-altrosamine N-acetyltransferase, which produces MLEKSVINKVELLNFKDFNNSQIELVYKWRNDPKIAQYMINKSIKWDEHLNFINSLKNSSDKLYFLVYQDSEPIGVISFINIDSRKCEFGLYANPNLRKMGDILMSSIVDYAFNHLKVKEILAKAYANNPKAINLYQKFGFEIYKKSDLMIYFSRKF; this is translated from the coding sequence ATGCTAGAAAAGAGCGTGATTAATAAAGTAGAGTTATTAAATTTCAAAGATTTTAATAACTCTCAAATAGAGCTAGTATATAAGTGGAGAAATGATCCTAAAATCGCACAATATATGATAAATAAAAGCATAAAATGGGACGAACATCTAAATTTCATAAATTCATTAAAAAATAGTAGCGATAAACTATATTTTTTGGTATATCAAGATAGTGAGCCAATCGGAGTTATCTCATTTATAAATATAGATAGTCGAAAATGCGAATTTGGCCTTTATGCTAACCCAAATTTACGCAAAATGGGGGATATTTTGATGAGTAGTATAGTTGATTACGCTTTTAATCATTTAAAGGTTAAAGAGATTTTAGCTAAAGCTTATGCTAATAACCCAAAAGCTATTAATTTATACCAAAAATTTGGATTTGAGATATATAAAAAGAGCGATTTGATGATATATTTTAGTCGTAAATTTTAG
- a CDS encoding DNA ligase translates to MIRFLILFWLFCAISFGEVMLLKEYKDENLSGWVMSQKYDGVRAIWDGKELKSRNGNTINAPDKFIKALPDFALDGELWSGVGEFEFIASAVLDEIPDDKAWERIKYMVFDLPRFDGNLYQKMDYLNSFLSSNPSEFISAIKQIEIKDNNHAFAFLDMVVANGGEGIVVRDPNAKYTSGRSSSILKIKKWRDSECEIVAINGGKGRLEGKMGSLECVDIFSKVAFKIGSGFSDEIRTNPPKIGTIITYKFQNLTKNNKPRFPIFLRVKRGE, encoded by the coding sequence TTGATTAGATTTTTAATACTATTTTGGCTATTTTGTGCTATCTCTTTTGGGGAGGTTATGCTACTTAAAGAGTATAAAGATGAGAATTTAAGTGGTTGGGTAATGAGCCAAAAGTATGATGGTGTGCGTGCTATTTGGGATGGCAAAGAGCTAAAAAGCCGTAATGGAAACACTATCAATGCTCCAGATAAATTTATAAAAGCTCTACCAGATTTTGCCCTTGATGGAGAGCTGTGGAGTGGGGTGGGTGAATTTGAGTTTATCGCCTCAGCTGTATTGGATGAAATCCCAGATGATAAGGCATGGGAGAGAATTAAATATATGGTATTTGATCTGCCTAGATTTGATGGGAATTTATATCAAAAAATGGATTATTTAAATAGCTTTTTAAGCTCAAACCCAAGTGAGTTTATAAGCGCTATTAAGCAGATTGAAATTAAGGATAATAATCACGCTTTTGCCTTTTTGGATATGGTAGTAGCAAATGGTGGAGAGGGTATAGTGGTGCGTGATCCAAATGCTAAATATACTAGCGGTCGTAGCTCATCAATCTTAAAGATAAAAAAATGGCGTGATAGCGAGTGCGAAATAGTAGCTATAAATGGCGGAAAAGGGAGATTAGAAGGCAAGATGGGATCTCTTGAATGCGTGGATATATTTAGTAAGGTTGCGTTTAAAATCGGCTCTGGATTTAGCGATGAAATAAGAACAAATCCGCCAAAGATAGGCACCATAATCACATATAAATTTCAAAATTTAACTAAAAATAATAAACCAAGATTTCCAATATTTCTAAGGGTTAAAAGGGGCGAATAG
- a CDS encoding 3'-5' exonuclease, producing the protein MSGYICVFDCETVPDSDSLRAAYGYEGDDESVAKIALKAQKEQSGNEFLPVCFHKVVTISAVIADEFGRFKRVSTIAGSSEKEKISEFIKFINEHNPRLISYNGRGFDLPMLMIRAMRYNIDASEYFSTNDRVSGKDKWCNYRSRYDGVFHLDLLDHISDFKAVSGLKLDLLCASLNLPGKYDVCGDEVMSLYYGNKQDKIDEYCESDTLNTYWLFLKYELLRGKLNIDDYIDYLSIMSHYLNTQKPDMSYTSVFCEYIENELNRMR; encoded by the coding sequence ATGAGCGGATATATCTGTGTTTTTGATTGTGAAACTGTGCCAGATAGCGACTCTTTAAGGGCAGCTTATGGCTATGAAGGCGATGATGAGAGCGTGGCAAAGATAGCACTAAAAGCGCAAAAAGAGCAAAGTGGGAATGAGTTTTTACCTGTTTGCTTTCATAAAGTTGTTACAATTAGTGCGGTAATTGCTGATGAATTTGGTAGATTTAAGCGAGTATCTACAATTGCAGGTAGTAGCGAAAAAGAGAAAATATCTGAATTTATCAAATTTATCAACGAGCATAATCCAAGATTGATTAGCTATAATGGCAGGGGATTTGACCTACCTATGCTGATGATTAGAGCTATGCGGTATAATATCGATGCTAGCGAGTATTTTAGCACTAATGATAGAGTTAGTGGCAAGGATAAGTGGTGTAATTATAGAAGTCGTTATGATGGGGTTTTTCACCTAGATTTGCTAGATCACATTAGTGATTTTAAGGCTGTAAGTGGGCTAAAGCTTGATCTGCTTTGTGCTAGTTTAAATTTGCCCGGTAAATATGATGTTTGTGGCGATGAGGTGATGAGCTTGTATTATGGCAATAAGCAAGATAAGATTGATGAGTATTGTGAGTCTGATACGCTAAATACATATTGGCTGTTTTTGAAGTATGAGTTACTCCGAGGAAAGCTAAATATAGATGATTATATAGATTATTTAAGCATAATGAGCCACTATCTAAACACACAAAAACCGGATATGAGCTATACTTCTGTATTTTGTGAATATATAGAAAATGAACTTAATAGAATGAGGTAG
- the waaC gene encoding lipopolysaccharide heptosyltransferase I, with amino-acid sequence MKIAIIRLSALGDIIHTSIVIQFIKKHFKNADITWFVDEKFSSILELIDNINVVSVPLKSKKFYKSYKILRQFSGKFDIIIDFQGLIKSAIIARILGKNIAGFDKNSIKEPLASIFYKSKFSIDYNENIIRRNLTLASKALGFNFSDDEITHKSACFSSTKEPKPSQTILIAPFASEPSKCYNKFKDLINLLKDYEINIISGNQKELQQARLIAQNTHAKVLNPMSLAEVVNFICKVGLVIGNDSGITHLAWAQNVASITLFGNRPSHRNSFATPINRTIDTGKKIDARNINKSDYCIHDIPAISVANLAREILNLENLNG; translated from the coding sequence TTGAAAATAGCAATTATTAGATTATCAGCCCTTGGGGATATAATTCATACTAGCATCGTGATACAATTCATTAAAAAGCATTTTAAAAACGCAGATATTACTTGGTTTGTCGATGAGAAATTTAGCTCAATTTTAGAGCTTATAGATAATATTAATGTCGTTTCTGTGCCTTTAAAGAGTAAAAAATTTTATAAAAGTTATAAAATTCTTAGGCAATTTAGCGGTAAATTTGATATTATCATTGACTTTCAAGGGCTTATAAAATCAGCAATTATAGCTAGAATTTTAGGCAAAAATATCGCTGGATTTGATAAAAATAGCATAAAAGAGCCACTAGCTTCAATATTTTATAAAAGCAAATTTAGTATTGATTATAATGAAAATATTATAAGAAGAAATCTAACTCTTGCTAGCAAGGCTTTAGGCTTTAATTTTAGCGATGATGAGATTACCCACAAATCTGCTTGTTTTAGCTCAACTAAAGAGCCAAAACCATCACAAACCATCTTAATAGCACCATTTGCAAGCGAACCAAGCAAGTGCTATAATAAATTTAAAGATCTTATAAATTTGCTAAAAGATTATGAGATAAATATAATTTCTGGCAACCAAAAAGAGCTACAACAAGCAAGATTAATCGCACAAAATACCCACGCTAAGGTGCTAAATCCAATGAGCTTAGCTGAAGTTGTAAATTTTATTTGTAAAGTTGGATTGGTAATTGGCAATGATAGCGGTATTACTCATCTTGCTTGGGCACAAAATGTAGCTAGTATCACGCTATTTGGCAACCGCCCAAGCCATAGAAATAGCTTTGCTACGCCCATAAATCGCACCATTGATACAGGCAAGAAAATTGATGCTAGAAATATCAATAAGAGTGATTATTGTATCCATGATATACCAGCAATTAGCGTAGCAAATTTGGCAAGAGAGATTTTAAATTTGGAGAATTTAAATGGTTGA
- a CDS encoding lipid A biosynthesis lauroyl acyltransferase, with protein sequence MVDYLYLGLYYIFRAIAIYTPQNLQRPFLNALAKLFYKFDKKHTNIMRINLKMCKFDNIEEIILNTYRNFAYFGMEFLRNQNSTKEQILAKVDFKNEKILDKFKDRPIIITTAHYGNWELFSLAMAAKFGPVSIVGRNLDSPVMDKILSKNRSQFNIKVIPKSGGAKMIIKALQKRRLLGILVDQNIDIKDGLECEFFSNKIAHTHAASIFASKLNAVIIPAFIQRVGSKNLISFYDPIDINLINGDKIKIATQLQSDATQMVISSKPDEYFWMHKKFKHFYPEIYK encoded by the coding sequence ATGGTTGATTATCTATATTTGGGGCTTTATTATATTTTTAGAGCTATTGCGATTTACACCCCGCAAAATCTCCAACGGCCATTTTTAAACGCGCTTGCAAAGCTATTTTATAAATTTGATAAAAAGCACACTAATATAATGAGAATTAACCTTAAAATGTGTAAATTTGATAATATAGAGGAGATTATCTTAAACACTTACCGAAATTTTGCATATTTTGGTATGGAGTTTTTGCGTAATCAAAATAGCACAAAAGAGCAGATTTTAGCTAAAGTTGATTTTAAAAATGAAAAAATTTTGGATAAATTTAAAGATCGCCCCATCATAATCACCACAGCACATTATGGGAATTGGGAGCTTTTTAGCCTTGCGATGGCGGCGAAATTTGGCCCTGTAAGCATAGTAGGCAGAAATCTTGATAGCCCTGTGATGGATAAAATTTTAAGCAAAAATCGAAGTCAATTTAATATCAAAGTAATACCAAAAAGCGGTGGAGCAAAGATGATTATCAAAGCACTACAAAAAAGGCGTCTTCTTGGGATTTTAGTCGATCAAAATATAGATATTAAAGATGGGCTAGAGTGTGAGTTTTTCTCTAATAAAATAGCTCACACGCACGCAGCTAGTATATTTGCCTCTAAGCTAAATGCGGTGATAATCCCAGCTTTTATCCAAAGAGTTGGTAGTAAAAATTTAATTAGCTTTTATGATCCAATTGATATTAACTTAATAAATGGCGATAAGATTAAGATAGCCACCCAGCTTCAAAGCGACGCTACGCAGATGGTTATAAGCTCCAAACCAGATGAGTATTTTTGGATGCATAAGAAATTTAAACACTTCTACCCAGAGATATATAAATGA
- a CDS encoding glycosyltransferase family 9 protein, protein MKILIIKFRFIGDVLLTTPLISNLKAHYPNASIHYAVNSGTQAPLQNNPQIEKIHIYERGIIKKANIFKKIYLELRYALGLKKEKFDIVINTEMSDRGLFLAKFIGAKTIVSPKGKNGILNKFITHISKPSGHIVMQNLSAINALNKEIKSTKVSLYFNEYNLNLPNNFIHIHPMARFNYKCVSDEIMAKIIDFCEIELDKRVVLTCDKSQNEIDKMKNILSLCKSKPIVFMGNLTLDQVAFLSSKSQLYIGTDTAIMHIAAANDVPCIALFGPSYTSAWGPWDNSKSKSYYKDTNGIQKMGKHTVIQSTLKCVPCGNEGCNGSQISDCLNTLDINWIKNEIKNSFIIQIQTN, encoded by the coding sequence ATGAAAATATTAATTATAAAATTTAGATTTATCGGCGATGTATTACTAACTACACCGCTAATCTCAAATCTTAAGGCTCACTATCCTAATGCCTCTATACATTATGCGGTAAATAGCGGCACACAAGCACCACTACAAAATAATCCGCAAATTGAGAAAATTCACATTTATGAGCGTGGGATAATCAAAAAAGCAAATATATTTAAAAAAATTTATCTAGAGCTAAGGTATGCCTTGGGATTAAAAAAAGAGAAATTTGATATTGTGATAAATACAGAAATGAGCGATAGGGGGCTATTTTTAGCCAAATTTATCGGAGCTAAAACCATAGTATCACCTAAAGGGAAAAATGGAATTTTAAATAAATTTATAACCCATATCTCAAAACCAAGCGGCCATATAGTAATGCAAAATTTATCTGCTATAAACGCCCTAAATAAGGAGATTAAAAGCACGAAAGTTAGCCTATATTTTAATGAGTATAATCTAAATTTGCCAAATAATTTTATCCATATTCACCCAATGGCTAGATTTAATTATAAATGTGTAAGCGATGAGATAATGGCTAAAATAATTGACTTTTGCGAGATTGAGCTTGATAAAAGAGTGGTTCTAACCTGTGATAAGAGTCAAAATGAGATTGATAAAATGAAAAATATCCTATCTCTTTGCAAATCTAAGCCAATTGTATTTATGGGGAATTTAACTCTAGATCAAGTGGCATTTTTAAGCTCAAAATCACAACTCTACATAGGCACAGATACAGCCATAATGCACATAGCAGCAGCAAATGATGTGCCTTGTATAGCGTTATTTGGCCCTAGCTATACTAGTGCTTGGGGGCCGTGGGATAACTCCAAATCCAAAAGCTACTATAAAGATACAAATGGAATTCAAAAAATGGGTAAGCACACAGTCATTCAAAGCACTCTAAAGTGCGTCCCATGCGGAAATGAAGGGTGTAATGGCTCACAAATTAGCGATTGCTTAAACACTCTTGATATAAACTGGATTAAAAATGAGATAAAAAATAGCTTTATAATACAAATTCAAACTAATTAA
- a CDS encoding glycosyltransferase family 4 protein yields the protein MKNITILEINSTNKNQRFLERLKSALSSKGFNPTSRNYDNIKGKNPIIKLLKINKLAKKQKSDELYVCLDRFDSADIYLASDGVQKIYKRLDKFWFLNPLSLIRSKIEKNCINNSAKIITNSNLTRYQLETIYDIKPNKISTIYPGINLPTQVQKGSAKMQLCKELSLDMEFSIILFISNNLKNDGVAEFIKLLSQIQNKINAIIISSDKSAPKYRKMAKKLGVRAIFKQPPKTLNRYYEAADIFVLPSLYNPFSTQILEALSYGSICFTTANNGASEILGDEFIIKSTDDTAKYIDELLNNHDLMVEISAKNIELAKDFTTDKSLNQIIKVISENIH from the coding sequence ATGAAAAATATAACAATCCTAGAAATAAACTCTACAAATAAAAACCAAAGATTTTTAGAGAGGTTAAAATCAGCTTTAAGCTCAAAAGGCTTTAATCCCACAAGTAGAAATTATGATAATATAAAGGGTAAAAATCCCATCATAAAACTATTAAAAATAAACAAACTTGCCAAAAAGCAAAAGAGTGATGAGCTATATGTATGCTTAGATAGATTTGATAGTGCTGATATATATCTAGCTAGTGATGGAGTACAAAAGATATATAAAAGACTAGATAAATTTTGGTTTTTAAATCCATTAAGTCTTATTAGAAGTAAAATTGAGAAAAACTGCATAAACAACTCCGCAAAAATCATAACAAACTCAAACCTAACACGCTATCAATTAGAGACGATTTATGATATAAAACCAAATAAAATTAGCACAATCTACCCTGGAATTAACCTACCAACCCAGGTGCAAAAAGGCAGTGCTAAAATGCAACTATGCAAAGAGCTTAGCCTGGATATGGAGTTCTCAATTATCCTATTTATATCTAATAATTTAAAAAACGATGGAGTGGCTGAGTTTATCAAGCTATTAAGCCAAATTCAAAACAAGATAAATGCTATAATCATAAGTAGCGATAAATCCGCTCCAAAATATAGAAAAATGGCTAAAAAGCTTGGAGTTAGAGCAATTTTCAAGCAACCACCAAAAACGCTAAATCGATACTACGAAGCAGCTGATATATTTGTTTTACCATCGCTTTATAACCCATTTAGCACCCAAATTTTAGAAGCGTTAAGCTATGGCTCCATATGTTTTACTACTGCTAATAACGGAGCTAGTGAGATATTAGGCGATGAGTTTATCATAAAATCTACTGATGATACAGCAAAATATATTGATGAGCTTTTAAATAATCACGATTTAATGGTTGAAATATCAGCTAAAAATATTGAATTAGCCAAGGATTTTACAACAGATAAAAGCCTAAATCAAATAATAAAGGTCATTAGTGAAAATATTCATTGA